From a region of the Pseudanabaena sp. ABRG5-3 genome:
- a CDS encoding DUF3493 domain-containing protein, translating to MSKLNPQQYERLKREAKSPYRGLRIFIYIAFAGSGFIGAVIFFTRLIAGNGQLEANLGNFALQIGVLALVLWLYRIDRSK from the coding sequence ATGTCTAAGCTCAATCCTCAACAATACGAACGGCTGAAGCGCGAAGCCAAATCGCCCTACCGAGGTCTACGCATATTCATTTACATTGCCTTTGCAGGTTCAGGCTTTATTGGCGCAGTAATCTTCTTTACTAGGCTTATTGCAGGCAACGGTCAATTGGAAGCTAATTTAGGAAACTTTGCTTTACAAATTGGGGTCTTAGCTTTGGTACTATGGCTTTATCGGATTGATCGCAGTAAGTAG
- the pgl gene encoding 6-phosphogluconolactonase, whose translation MARQVEIWNDRAEIANRALMLCQIAYDEVIAKGERFTIVAAGGSTPKVLYELLANKDWDWSKVHVFWGDERYVPVTDPQSNEGMTRQAWLDRVAIPAANIHAIPTDKDDPAIAAAQYEQHIQEFFGVSAGEIPQFDLVLLGMGDDGHTASLFPHTPALKVGDRLVTVGSKDGQPRITLTVPLINRAKEIIFMIEGAAKAKALKAVLAPSGDVNQYPSRLITGNTIWLCDRTAMNQKNH comes from the coding sequence ATGGCTAGACAAGTAGAAATTTGGAACGATCGCGCAGAAATTGCCAACCGAGCATTGATGCTATGTCAAATCGCCTACGATGAGGTGATCGCTAAGGGTGAAAGATTTACCATTGTTGCCGCAGGTGGTAGCACCCCTAAGGTTTTATATGAACTCTTAGCAAATAAGGATTGGGACTGGTCAAAGGTGCATGTTTTTTGGGGAGATGAGCGCTATGTCCCTGTCACCGATCCCCAAAGTAATGAAGGCATGACCCGTCAAGCTTGGCTCGATCGCGTAGCCATTCCTGCCGCAAATATTCATGCGATTCCGACGGACAAAGATGATCCTGCGATCGCTGCGGCTCAGTATGAGCAACATATTCAAGAATTTTTTGGAGTGAGTGCAGGTGAAATCCCTCAATTTGATCTGGTATTACTAGGCATGGGTGACGATGGACATACGGCATCATTATTTCCACATACACCAGCCCTTAAAGTTGGCGATCGCCTTGTCACGGTCGGCTCAAAAGATGGGCAGCCAAGGATTACCTTGACAGTACCGCTCATTAATCGGGCTAAAGAAATTATTTTTATGATTGAGGGGGCGGCGAAAGCGAAAGCACTCAAGGCAGTGCTAGCACCTAGTGGTGATGTGAACCAATATCCTTCACGTTTAATTACTGGTAATACGATTTGGCTATGCGATCGTACAGCCATGAATCAAAAAAATCACTAA
- the asnS gene encoding asparagine--tRNA ligase — protein MTSARIIDLLRGGQINDSYTLRGWVRTKREGKGIAFLELNDGSSLQGLQIVLPQTIDGYETLIKQITTGASIEVSGTLVESMGKGQRVEMQANAIVVFGTADPETYPLQKKRHSIEFLRTIAHLRPRTNMFGAVFRVRNACAFAIHKFFQERGFLWVHTPIVTASDCEGAGEMFGVTTFDLNKVATSGKPVDFSQDFFGKPAFLTVSGQLEAEIMATAFSNVYTFGPTFRAENSNTSRHLAEFWMIEPEMAFCDLEGDADLAEDFLKYIFNYVLETCPEDMEFFQERVNNQVMANARKIVDEKFERITYTEAIAILEKSSKTFEFPVSWGLDLQSEHERFLAEEHFQKPVIVMDYPLGIKAFYMRVNDESASDRQTVRAMDILAPGVGEIIGGSQREERLEVLEARIRSVGLNPEDYWWYLDLRRYGTVPHAGFGLGFERLVQFITGMGNIRDVIPFPRFPQSAEF, from the coding sequence ATGACATCTGCAAGAATTATTGACCTGTTACGTGGTGGTCAGATAAATGACTCCTACACACTTCGTGGCTGGGTAAGGACTAAACGAGAAGGTAAGGGAATAGCCTTCTTGGAGTTAAACGATGGCTCGTCGCTACAAGGGCTACAAATTGTTTTACCTCAGACAATTGATGGCTATGAAACGCTAATTAAACAAATAACTACAGGTGCATCCATTGAGGTGTCAGGGACTCTAGTGGAGTCTATGGGGAAAGGTCAAAGGGTGGAAATGCAGGCTAATGCGATCGTTGTATTTGGCACTGCTGATCCTGAGACCTATCCTTTACAAAAAAAACGTCACTCGATCGAATTTTTACGGACGATCGCCCATTTACGTCCCCGCACGAATATGTTTGGGGCAGTATTTCGGGTGCGAAATGCCTGTGCTTTTGCTATACATAAATTTTTCCAAGAGCGTGGTTTTTTGTGGGTGCATACGCCAATTGTGACCGCTAGTGACTGCGAAGGGGCTGGCGAAATGTTTGGTGTGACTACATTTGACTTAAATAAAGTGGCAACATCGGGAAAGCCTGTGGATTTTTCGCAGGACTTTTTTGGTAAGCCCGCCTTCTTGACCGTCAGTGGTCAGCTTGAGGCAGAGATTATGGCAACTGCCTTTTCCAATGTCTATACCTTTGGTCCTACCTTCCGTGCTGAAAACTCGAATACTTCGCGCCACCTTGCTGAGTTTTGGATGATTGAACCAGAGATGGCATTCTGCGATCTCGAAGGCGATGCGGATCTCGCCGAAGATTTCCTCAAATACATTTTCAATTACGTTTTGGAAACTTGCCCCGAAGATATGGAGTTTTTCCAAGAGCGGGTGAATAATCAGGTGATGGCAAATGCTCGCAAAATCGTCGATGAAAAGTTTGAGCGAATTACCTACACTGAGGCGATCGCTATTCTCGAAAAGAGCAGCAAGACCTTTGAGTTTCCTGTGTCGTGGGGCTTAGATTTACAATCGGAGCATGAAAGATTTCTCGCTGAGGAGCATTTCCAAAAGCCCGTTATCGTGATGGATTATCCCTTGGGGATCAAGGCATTTTATATGCGCGTCAATGATGAATCGGCAAGCGATCGCCAAACTGTGCGAGCTATGGATATTCTTGCACCGGGGGTTGGCGAGATCATTGGTGGTTCTCAGCGTGAGGAGCGCCTTGAAGTTTTGGAAGCAAGAATTCGCAGTGTCGGGCTAAATCCTGAGGATTACTGGTGGTATCTCGATTTACGTCGTTATGGTACTGTGCCTCACGCTGGATTTGGACTAGGTTTTGAGCGTTTAGTTCAGTTCATTACAGGCATGGGCAATATCCGTGATGTGATTCCATTTCCCCGTTTTCCTCAAAGTGCAGAATTTTAA
- a CDS encoding IS5 family transposase, protein MKYEASQNLSREEFKRLFGVKRETFAQMIEIMQQAAKSKRKGKGGVKAKLSLEDQILVTLQYWREYRPYFHIANDWEVSESTICRTVKKVENVLIKSEKFRLAGKKSLWQEQPPALIAIDVTEVKVERPIHHQKHFYSGKKKLHAIKAQLVLNLTDLKIICTAYGNGKQHDFSLFKASGVRFHEQTQGLADKGYQGLQNLHPNSLIPIKKPKNGSLSKEDKQFNRQLARQRIAIEHVNRRLKIFKILSLPYRNRRRRFGLRCNLIAAIYNFEVALPTSKTSSPQS, encoded by the coding sequence ATGAAATACGAAGCAAGTCAAAATCTATCAAGAGAAGAATTTAAACGCTTATTTGGCGTAAAAAGAGAAACATTTGCGCAAATGATAGAAATAATGCAACAAGCAGCCAAAAGTAAAAGAAAAGGAAAAGGAGGGGTGAAAGCCAAACTAAGTCTCGAAGATCAAATCTTAGTTACTTTGCAGTATTGGCGCGAATATCGCCCCTATTTTCATATCGCTAACGATTGGGAGGTATCAGAATCAACGATCTGCCGCACTGTCAAAAAAGTAGAAAATGTCTTAATTAAATCAGAGAAGTTTCGGTTAGCGGGAAAAAAGTCATTGTGGCAGGAGCAACCTCCTGCCCTAATTGCCATTGATGTAACTGAGGTAAAGGTTGAACGTCCCATACATCACCAGAAACATTTTTATAGTGGCAAGAAAAAGCTTCATGCCATCAAAGCTCAACTGGTACTCAATCTGACTGATCTCAAGATTATTTGTACCGCTTACGGGAATGGCAAACAGCACGATTTTTCGTTATTCAAAGCTAGTGGGGTTCGTTTTCACGAGCAGACACAAGGTTTAGCGGATAAGGGTTATCAAGGTTTACAAAATTTGCATCCCAACTCCCTAATTCCTATCAAAAAACCTAAAAATGGCTCTTTATCCAAGGAAGATAAGCAGTTTAATCGCCAACTTGCTCGTCAACGCATTGCGATTGAGCATGTTAATCGTCGTCTGAAGATTTTTAAAATTCTTTCTTTGCCTTATCGTAACCGCCGTCGTCGTTTTGGTTTACGTTGTAATTTGATTGCTGCCATTTATAACTTTGAAGTTGCTCTTCCTACCTCTAAAACTTCCTCTCCACAGTCGTAA
- the guaD gene encoding guanine deaminase yields MQNQAIQGFRASFLDAIADPFYEPEADCIRYFADGLLVVEHGKVKGFGNYADLAIQYADIAITHYPNHLIVSGFIDTHIHFPQTEMIASYGEQLLEWLSTYTFPTERKFADRNYAAKIASIFLDELLRNGTTTALVFTTIFPQSTDAFFEEAQRRNLRMIAGKVMMDRNAPDFLTDTAESSYIETKQLIEKWHKCDRLLYAVTPRFAVTSTPEQLTNIGKLLAEFPDVYLHTHLSENVKEVAYVAETFPDSKGYLDVYDRAGLVGERSVFAHGVQLTDQEFARLSESKSAIAFCPTSNMFLGSGLFKIEKAKSQETPVKVGLGTDVGAGTSFSMLKTACAAYQVAQLRSQKLSAFQALFLATLGGARALCLEDKLGNFEIGKEADFVVLNLRSTPIMALRNKPIDLEHPPTLAEISDQLFATLIMGDDRAIAATYIMGELVHQQ; encoded by the coding sequence ATGCAAAATCAAGCCATCCAAGGATTTCGAGCTAGCTTCCTAGATGCGATCGCTGATCCATTTTATGAACCTGAGGCTGACTGTATTCGCTACTTTGCCGATGGTCTGTTAGTGGTTGAGCATGGCAAAGTTAAGGGTTTCGGAAACTATGCAGATTTAGCGATTCAGTATGCAGATATAGCAATCACCCATTACCCCAATCACCTTATTGTCTCAGGGTTTATCGACACTCATATTCACTTTCCACAGACAGAAATGATTGCTTCCTATGGTGAGCAGTTATTGGAATGGCTGAGTACCTATACTTTTCCCACTGAACGCAAATTCGCCGATCGCAACTATGCAGCGAAAATCGCTTCGATATTTCTGGATGAGTTACTGCGAAATGGCACAACTACGGCTCTAGTCTTTACAACCATTTTTCCGCAATCGACGGATGCTTTTTTTGAGGAAGCACAGCGACGTAATTTGCGAATGATTGCGGGGAAAGTGATGATGGATCGTAATGCCCCAGACTTTTTGACCGACACCGCCGAGTCATCTTATATAGAAACAAAACAGTTAATCGAGAAATGGCATAAATGTGATCGCCTACTCTATGCCGTCACCCCACGTTTTGCCGTGACATCCACACCAGAACAATTAACTAATATCGGTAAGTTGTTAGCTGAATTTCCTGATGTGTATTTACACACGCATCTATCGGAAAATGTCAAAGAAGTTGCCTATGTTGCGGAAACATTTCCTGATAGCAAGGGCTATCTCGATGTGTATGATCGTGCAGGTTTAGTTGGGGAAAGATCGGTGTTTGCCCATGGTGTGCAGCTTACGGATCAGGAATTCGCCAGATTATCGGAGTCCAAATCTGCGATCGCTTTTTGTCCAACTTCCAATATGTTTTTAGGTAGTGGATTATTTAAAATTGAAAAGGCAAAGTCACAGGAAACTCCTGTAAAAGTGGGGCTAGGTACTGATGTGGGGGCAGGGACGAGCTTTTCGATGTTAAAGACTGCTTGCGCCGCCTATCAAGTTGCCCAGTTGCGATCGCAAAAGTTATCTGCCTTTCAAGCGCTATTTCTTGCCACCTTGGGCGGTGCAAGGGCATTATGTCTTGAGGATAAATTGGGAAATTTCGAGATCGGCAAAGAAGCAGATTTCGTGGTGCTAAATCTGCGCTCAACACCAATTATGGCGTTAAGAAATAAACCGATCGATTTAGAGCATCCACCTACTCTAGCGGAAATATCCGATCAGTTATTTGCCACGCTCATTATGGGAGATGACCGTGCGATCGCCGCAACCTACATCATGGGCGAATTAGTCCATCAACAATAG